A part of Corvus cornix cornix isolate S_Up_H32 chromosome Z, ASM73873v5, whole genome shotgun sequence genomic DNA contains:
- the LMNB1 gene encoding lamin-B1 isoform X1 — translation MYEEEINETRRKHETRLVEVDSGRQIEYEHKLAQALHEIREQHDAQVKLYKEELEETYHSKLESARLSVEMSSSAANTIREQLNESRIRIDSLSSHITSLQKESRAWQDRAQELESSLAQEQENCRKTLAEKEKEIAEIRNQMQEQLTDYEQLLDVKLALDMEINAYRKLLEGEEERLKLSPSPSSRVTVSRASSSRSVRTAGGKRKRIDVEESEASSSVTISHSASATGNVSIEEIDVDGKFIRLKNTSEQDQPMGGWEMIRKIGDTSASYRYTSRYVLKAGQTVTIWAANAGVTASPPSDLIWKNQNSWGTGEDVKVVLKNSQGEEVAQRSTVFKTTARKGEDEEVEEEAAEALDEEDLYRQQAEQRASNRGCVVM, via the exons ATGTATGAGGAG GAGATCAATGAGACAAGAAGGAAGCATGAAACTCGCCTAGTTGAGGTTGATTCTGGGCGTCAGATTGAGTATGAGCACAAACTGGCCCAAGCCCTCCATGAGATCAGAGAGCAGCACGATGCACAAGTGAAGCTGTACAAAGAAGAGCTTGAGGAGACTTACCATTCCAAA ctggagagtgCCAGGCTGTCTGTGGAgatgagcagctctgcagccaacACCATCAGGGAGCAGCTGAACGAGAGCCGCATCCGCATCGACAGCCTGTCCTCCCACATCACCAGCCTCCAGAAAGAG tctaGAGCGTGGCAGGACAGAGCacaggagctggagagcagcctggcCCAGGAACAGGAAAACTGCCGCAAAACGCtggcagagaaagagaaggaaattgcAGAGATAAGAAATCaaatgcaggagcagctgaCTGACTACGAGCAGCTCCTGGATGTTAAACTGGCACTTGACATGGAGATCAATGCATACCGGAAATTGCTGGAGGGTGAAGAGGAAAG gCTGAagctctcccccagcccctcctcccgGGTGACCGTCTCACGGGCATCGTCCAGCCGCAGCGTCCGCACGGCCGGCGGCAAGAGGAAGAGGATTGACGTGGAGGAGTCCGAAGCCAGCAGCAGTGTCACCATTTCTCACTCAGCCTCTGCCACGGGGAATGTGTCTATCGAGGAGATAGACGTGGATGGGAAGTTCATCCGCTTGAAGAACACCTCTGAACAG GATCAACCTATGGGAGGTTGGGAGATGATCCGAAAAATAGGAGATACTTCTGCAAGTTACAGATATACCTCAAGATATGTACTAAAGGCAGGCCAAACTGTTACA ATCTGGGCTGCAAATGCTGGAGTTACTGCAAGCCCTCCCTCTGACCTCATCTGGAAGAACCAGAATTCCTGGGGCACCGGTGAAGATGTGAAAGTTGTACTGAAAAATTCTCAGGGAGAG gaggttgctcagagaagcacTGTGTTCAAAACAACAGCACGTAAAGGGGAAGATGAGGAAGTTGAGGAAGAGGCAGCTGAAGCTCTGGATGAGGAAGACCTTTACCGTCAGCAG GCAGAGCAAAGGGCGTCTAACAGAGGCTGTGTGGTCATGTGA